In Miscanthus floridulus cultivar M001 chromosome 8, ASM1932011v1, whole genome shotgun sequence, the sequence CGCCGGATGTCAGGTTCGGCGCGCAGGTGCACGCGCTGGCTGTGGCCACGAGGCTCGCCCAGGACGTCTTCGTCGCCAACGCACTTGTGGCCATGTACGGAGGGTTCGGCATGGTGGACGAGGCCAGGAAGATGTTCGACGAGTCTGGAGGCGAGAGGAACGCCGTTTCTTGGAACGGCATGATATCGGCGTACGTCAAGAACGACCGGTGCAGGGATGCCTTTGGGGTGTTCCGCGAAATGGTGTGGAGCGGGGAGCGGCCGAATGAGTTCGGGTTCTCGTGTGTGGTGAACGCGTGCACGGGGTTGATGGATTTGGAGGCTGGGAGGCAGGTGCACGGGATGGTGGTGAGGACGGGATATGACAAGGATGTGTTCACAGCAAATGCTCTGGTTGACATGTACTCAAAGCTGGGAGACATTGAAATGGCAGCGGTGGTTTTTGAGAAGATGCCTGCGGCGGACGTTGTCTCATGGAATGCTTTCATTTCCGGGTGTGTAACTCACTGGCATGATCACCGTGCACTGGAGCTGCTACTACAGATGAAGTCTTTAGGAGTGGTGCCCAATGTGTTCACGTTATCTAGTGTTCTGAAGGcttgtgctggtgctggtgcattCAATTTGGGCCGGCAAATCCATGGGTTTATGATCAAGGCTGATGCAGATTCTGATGAGTTCGTCGCTGTTGGCCTTATTGACATGTACTCAAAGGATGGATTCTTGGATGATGCGAGGAAGGTGTTTGATTTCATGCCCCGAAGGGATTTGATTTTATGGAATGCACTGATCTCAGGCTGCTCTCATGGCGGACGGCATGCTGAGGTGCTGTCACTCTTTCACAGGATGAGAAAGGAGGGGCTTGACCTTGATGTCAATAGGACGACACTGTCTGCTGTTCTCAAGTCAACGGCGAGCTTGGAAGCAATCTGTCACACAAGACAGGTTCATGCTCTTGCAGAGAAGATAGGGCTCCTATCTGACTCTCATGTCATCAATGGGCTTATTGATTCATACTGGAAGTGTGATCGACTCGATTATGCAATTAAGGTTTTCAAAGAAAGCTGTTCTGATGACATTATATCTTCTACGTCCATGATGACAGCTCTCTCACAGTGCGACCATGGTGAGGATGCAATAAAGCTGTTTGTGCAGATGTTAAGAAAAGGCCTTGAACCTGATTCTTTTGTACTAAGTAGCCTCCTGAATGCTTGTGCTAGTCTGTCAGCCTATGAACAAGGGAAGCAAGTGCATGCTCATCTGATTAAGAGGCAGTTCACATCAGATGTGTTTGCAGGGAATGCTCTTGTGTACACTTATGCAAAGTGCGGGAGCATAGAGGATGCAGACATGGCATTCTCTCACCTGCCGGAGAGGGGAGTTGTCTCATGGTCTGCAATGATTGGAGGGCTTGCACAGCATGGACATGGGAAGAGAGCATTGGAATTGTTCCATAGAATGCTCGATGAGGGCGTTGCCCCAAACAACATCACGTTGACCAGTGTTCTCTCTGCTTGTAACCATGCCGGGCTTGTTGATGACGCAAAGAAATACTTCGAATCTATGAAGGGGACGTTTGGAATTGACAGGACTGAGGAACATTACGCATGCATGATTGATATTCTTGGTCGTGCAGGGAAACTAGAGGATGCTATGGAGCTTGTCAACAACATGCCATTCCAAGCAAATGCTGCAGTTTGGGGCGCACTTCTAGGAGCCTCAAGAGTACACCGAGATCCAGAGCTGGGAAGGATGGCAGCTGAGAAGCTCTTCACCCTAGAGCCTGAGAAGTCTGGCACACATGTCCTGCTTGCAAACACTTATGCTTCAGCAGGCATGTGGGATGAAATGGCTAAGGTGCGGAAGTTAATGAAAGACAGTAATGTCAAGAAGGAGCCTGCCATGAGCTGGGTTGAGATAAAGGACAAGGTGCATACTTTTATTGTTGGCGACAAGAGCCATCCAAGGACAAGAGAGATATATGGAAAGCTAGCTGAATTGGGAGATCTGATGAACAAAGCTGGTTATGTTCCAGATGTGGAGGTTGATCTGCACGATGTAGACAGAAGTGAAAAGGAGCTGCTTCTTTCTCACCACAGTGAGAGGCTGGCCGTTGCGTTTGCGTTGATCAGCACCCCATCGGGGGCCCCAATCAGAGTCAAGAAGAATCTGCGCATATGCATAGACTGCCATGTTGCATTCAAGTTTATTTCAAAGATCGTTTCAAGGGAGATTATCATCAGAGATATCAACCGGTTCCATCATTTCACAGATGGGACATGTTCTTGCGGTGATTATTGGTGAAAATAGTTCAGCAGATGATAATTTTGCAGCTTGTTGAGAATTCTGATGTTTAGAGCAGTTACATGCCTTCATGGAGGCTTATAGTTTCACAAAATTTTGTAGCCAGTCAGATGAGTGATGCAATGCAATTTTTTGTTTTGACATGCCCACAGCCATGCATTTTGCAGTTAAATCTGCAGTAGGCACTAAGCCATAGCTTTGTAGCATAGAAATATTCCTCATGCCATGGCTTTTTAAACACTCCCATTCAATTATTTTGTATACATCAATGGGGACAAAAAAAACTTCAGTCTGATCTTTCCCTAAATATTGGATTCAGCTATTGACAGTCTTCTCTATGTATGTGTTTCTATGGGAGGGGGTCCTACCATTATGTCAATTGAAAGGTTTGGCCATTGAGAAGGAACCTTCGTTGCTTAATATTCATGTGTAAACGCACATCCTTCACATAGCAAAACAGAGAACAAGATTACTTTTTTTTAAGAAGACTGGAGCAGAgctccttttttttctttcaattTAAAATCATGTCAGATTGCTGGGTGGGGGGGGATCTGTGAGCCACTCTGATACATACAATTCTTGCTTTTAGAAACTTTTTCCTTGGAAAGGAAAAATGCATATATATTATAATATAATAATGAGTTTGGATTAAGTTGGTTAACAAAATAGACATGCTTCGCGAGAAATGGTCTTCCATAGATATACGTATACATATGCTCTACTGTCCTACTGTCCTAGATAAACTCACAGATCACAAATCATGTAGGCATGTCACTAGATATCAATGGCAGCAAAAAAGTCATTTCCAAATAATATGTACATGAACTCATCACAACCCATAAGTTCTGCATTCCAGGAATACTCAGTGACAACTTATAGAACTCTTCTTCTACAGAAGGATGACAAGGAGGTCGTAGCTGATGTATCTAAGCGCCAAAAGAGGGACAGAGTACACTCTATTGTTCACAGTTGATTGATTATACTGATCCACAAAAGTAGAACCACAAGTCCAAGAATCTTCTATGAGTAATACTAAGTTGCCTATGTCTTCCTAGCTCCGCTTCGTTTGTTGTGGGTTGGCACTAGAATCCAGCCTTCTCAATCTCATATTGTGAGCAATAGCAGCTTGCTTCTGGCGATGGATGTAGCTCTTTCTTTTGCTGCACAGATAAATGAGAGTTTGAAGTTCAACAGAAAAGAAGGGATATGAAGTGCAGGCTTCCAATGTGCCATCATAGCAGGAATTTAAGGCATCATGCCAGATAATTGCAAGATCACACTGAAAAAGGGACAAATCAAagtcttttttttttgctccttTTCCTGTGGACCCATCATCTATTCCAAAAATATAAAACATACTCAGATCTACCAGAATTATTTATGCACATACTTTAGTACCTAATTGAATTAGGTTTTTACATATCTATGCATATATAAAGTGAAAGAGAAAAGGAATATGCAATACCTGATAAAAAAATTAAGGCCAGCTGTGAGAACCATTCCTCCAATTGCCCAAGAAACTCTTTCACCAACAGGCATTTCTCTTGCCCATCTCTGAAAATCTTGAACGTCCCATGAAGCCACACCACTTAATGTTGGACGGTCTTTTGAAGAAGTCCATGAATCAGAGATGGAATCCAAACTTGCTTTCCCACCATAGCAGAAAGTGTCATCAACTCCACCAGAGCTGGTCTCAGAAACTTGAACAGAGAAACCAGCAAGACGGCATAACTCTGTGCCATTAGAGACCCATTTATGTGCTTTGCCACAAAGGATGTCACCTAAACCACAAGGAGACAAGGCCTGACATACCAGTAAGGAGCATATTCAGAACCAAAGCGTGAAATCATAATCAACAAAAAAAGACCACGAGATGAAGCTAAAAATCTCTTAGCACAAGAAAAGGGAACTTCAGCAGAATCAACAGCTATTCAGAATGTAGAGAACAGACATGGGCTAGAACATGATTGTTTAGTGTAAAAATATAATCTGACCATGGAACTATCAAGCTTAATCTAGCAGCAGCACTTGTACTTGTGTGTCAGTACATGTTAGGTATCAGTACCCTTAATTATGTCCCTTAATCAGAGGGTTTACCTGTGTTTTCATATCTACAGAGAAGTATGATTCTGAACAAGCTTTGAAGACCATATCACAGAATGATGCGCATACAACAGGAGGTCCAGGCCTGACACCCACTCGTGGATCACATATTGAGCACTCAAGCAATTCCCACAAATGAATACATTCTTGACTGCCTTCACCAGTCAATGCAAGGTTTCTCACTGAGACCAGAGCAGGAAATGTCTGCGTCACATCGCAACATGTATTCTGACGGAATATCCTACACAGTGCTAGATCTCTGCGCCCCTTGGGTGCTCTTCCAGGAGGCTTGCCTTCAGATGAAAAGGCAGGGAACCGTCCACCTGGTGAAACACATACACCTTTTGGTTGTCCTGGGGAGGAAAAAAAAAGATTAAGTGTAGTATCTAATCTAATTAGTTTAATATCTTATATGTGGGCTATGGGCCCTCTTTGatattaaatttatttttttgTTGGGAGGGTCCACAACGGTGGCTAGCAACTGGGGCACTCACGAGTTGCCCAGCAGTTGCACTGCTAGCAAGGGCCTGGCGCACCCCAACCAAAGCAAAGCTAAATTGCTCTCTGGGCCGTTGGTAGCTAAATTGTTCTCTGGGCCGTTGGTTTCTAGTTAGTAGATGGGCCATAGACTTACAACTGGCCTGCAACAAAGCTATTACTTTTATCTGGGCAGCCGGTTTGGAGTTTTGCGTTATACTCCtcggttccaaaaaaaaaaaaaagtgtcgTTTTTTACTTTCAGACATCTTATTTGATCATCCGTCTTATTCAAAATATTTATATAAATACCATCTATTttgttataatttattttatcattagagatactttaataataatttatttattttataatttatagtATAAAATTTTTTAATAAGATAGAATGGTCAAACATGATGTCTGAaagtcaaaaaaaataaaagtcaTTCTTTTTTGGAACAAGGGAGTAAGCTTTTGCAGCACAGGCCCATCAGCCCATGGTTGTCAGCCTTATAGCAACGTTGATTCAATCTGAGTAACCAAACACTAGCAAAATATTATTACCCAACGGCAAAGTTAATTCAATCAATCTGAGTATAACCAAATAACGGCAACGTTAATCACCCACCCGTGGTTGGTTATGCAATCGATCTTCTGTGAAACCAGCTTATCTGTGATTTAAACTTGCGCGCACATCTCAGCCTTTTGCTTTTCTGTGATTTAAACTTGCGCGCACATCTCAGCCTTTTGCTCTTGTAATCTTTTTTGCAGATCTAAGCCTCTTGTAATCTTTTTCACAGCACGCGCACGGAGAGGCATATATGCTCTTGAGACTTGAGAGGCATCATCTTACCGGAGAAGCAATAAAGGCGGCCAATCTCTCACATGTACAACCTTGTACCGTATGATAGATAAATACTCTCTGTCACACCGATACTGTATTATTATTGCACAAGATAGAAATTATACAAAATTGAATACAAGAGGAAACAactaataagaaaaaaaaatataaagcATTTTCTCTCGAGGTGCACCACAGATACCGCCAAACTTGAACAGCGCATGCACACAGAGGATCAGCTCCGGTCAGTGATCCACCGTTGACGAACGAAGTTAATTTTGCGTGTGTAAGCCAACCTACATTGAGAGACGTAACAAAAGGGAGAGGCGTCCCGCTAACTACTCGGTCGATCCTGATCCACTTCATGAGGTGGGGCCCAACCCAAGAGAGGCTCCAAGTCATGGCCATCTTATCCAGTGGGTCCAGCCAGATGCCACGCACGTACGGAGTACTACCACTTTGTTGTGCCTGCGATGGGTCCCACGGGGATGAACTGTCAGACACTTCCACACTGTGTTCATCCTTGCCCCCGTCTCCCATCCATGAAGATTTGGTCGACTGGTGCACCCACACCTACATAGAGAAAACCTTGGTAGCCGCGCTCAGTAGGCGACACGGCCGCGGCCGGCGACTCGCCGCCTGCCGCGCACGGTGGAGGCAcccgcgccatggccggcgtcctcGTCCATGAAGATCTGGCGGCACCGGCACTCCTCGCTGCAGAACGCCCGGTCGCCTCTGCATGCACGCACATCATCGCATACACTGTACAAAACAAAGGCTCGTGAGAGACGGCGCGGATCACAGCCCTACCTGTACATGTAGATGTCCATGCCCTCGGCGAGCTCTCTGTTGCAGAGGCAGCAGCGCTGCAGGAAGGAGCCCGCGGCCGTCGGAGAGACAGGGACCTGCTGATGATGCTTGTGGTTGGGGCCGTGGATCACGAGGGTGGCCTTGCTGATGATCTGCGCCGCCGCCGTCTTCCCCGGGTGGCTCTTGCTGTGGGGCTCCAGGAGAACGCTCAGCCCGGCCATCAAGCCAAATTAAAGCTCAGAGGCCAGAGCAGAGTAAGATTAGCTAGTAGCTACAGGCCTACAGCTACTGCGGATCGGATGCAGGATGCAGGATGCAGGATGCTCGATCTAGCCTGTTTTTTTTCCTCTTGGTTTTAACCCCTCTGTTTTCCTCGGATCCTTTTGTGTGTGATGGATATTTTACTCCATGGAAGGGGAGATCGCCTGGTGTGTCTATATATAAAGGAGGAAAGACGAGGGGTGTGCGTGGCAGCATGGGCTGCTGCGTTGCGCTTAATAAGGCCGAGCAGGGTTGGCACTTAGCAGTAGGCAGATtttcgtcctgttcgcttgggcttttcgctgataagccatggctgaaagtactgttggttgatttggtgtaagaaaaaaatattattgactgaaaaagtatgacttataagcagacaagtccaaacgaacagggtgtTTGATTGGAGAGGGAGTTCGCCAATGCACCCCTAACACGCCTAACCACGTAATAACACCTTAAATATTCCATTGGGACTGTCCACACTAGTCCATTAGTAATCTCAACAGCTAATCACAGTGGAGCTCCATGGCTACACACTCATCAAGACCGTGTTCCAAATGGTCCAAGCGTTCGCATCAcccgttgccaacttgccatgCACCAAGTGCAATGATCGATGCATGCGGCCATGGAGCACCGAGCAGCAACAGCAACTGAGGTAAAGGCTGCGGCCCGCGGCGCTGCCCTGCCCACTGCCCACTGCCCACTGCTGCACTGACTTGCGTTCAGGCTTCTCTCCGCTCTCCTCCCTCCACGTGTAGGTGACAGGACTCCGTACGGATCCACTGCGCCTGCATGTGCTGTGGCCGGCCGTGTGGTCCCATTGGTTCAATGCTTCTACCAGACTGCCACGGTCAACAGGATACTCAACCGTATTGGTTTTAGATTTAGGAGTACTTTTCAGATCGTCGAGCTATAAATGCAGTACTCTTACAACGGTATCCTAATCAGGACGAGTTCTCCAGAGTCTTTTGAAATGAGATGCACCTGGCGTATCCTTCTAGCTGCATGTGATGAGTTTACGGGGAATTAAATGGTAATAATAACCAACAAAATTTACATGAAAGGGACGAATAGAGTACGTCACAGGACTCTAGTGTCGTTTTATACTGTGGCATAAGAATCCACTGCGCCTGCATGTGCTATGCCTGGTTGTGCCCACTGCCCTCGTGTTTGGCCCATGGAACACTCATCAGTATGGTTTTAGATATAAGAGTACCTTTTCATATAGTCGTGCTACAAATGCAAGGGTGGGTCTAGCGGTGGGGCGGCAGGGGGCACAAGCCCCTATCACCGCTGGTTTCATGGAGTCCTCCTAAAGCCCCTTTTaaggggttttttttttttgccatggcTGCTTGGAGGAGAGACTAGAGGTTGAAGATAACGATAAACTCGCAACTTTAGCCCCTTGAACGTTCATTCGAGATGACGTCTATTGAAATGAGATGCACCCAACGTACGCTTCTAACTGCAAAGCCAACATACATTTCTAACGGCAAAGCCATGTGATGAGCTCATGGGGAATCCAAGGGCAATAATAACCGATAAAATTTAcatgaaaaggaaaagaaagagagtaCTACCTCTATCCACAAATGAGATATATAGTTTTTTTACGATACTTATAAACACAATATATATATGGTATATAGCAACTtaaaaaaccaaaatgatttagaATTTGGAACACACACAGAGAGAAGGTCTGGGTGCTTGAAATGAGCGGTGTCTTGCTGTTTTAAATATGTCAATGAGTTGTGTCTTACTCCACACATGATTAAGTCTTCTAGGTATAAAAAAAAACTGTCACTTTTTGATATGAAATGAGCGGTTTCTTGCTGttcttttaaaaataaaaataaaaacgcCCAATGTCGGCCTGTAAATATAAACAATAGTTTCCAAACATCAGGAGTGGCCGAGTGGACATAATCTCTCACACAATTAGGGTAGAgacaaggggaaggggaagaaacGAAACTAGCAGGGGGCACCGGGGCAGGACAAGAAGCGCAGCAGACGGGCTACGGAGTTGGGTGGGCGCAGAGTGGTCGGGGGATGCCGCAGCAGAAGCTGGTGGCCTCCAGCCCGCTGAAAGCGAAGGAGCGTACGGGCCACGGCCGTAGGCGTTTGGTGCCCGAGCTTACTGTTTCGAATTCGACGTGGCGCTATTAtccagaggccggagcccccataGCCCATTGGCAGAAATCCCGCTGGGAAACTTTGAACccgattctttttcttcttcttttttccctTTGTCTCGCCACACCAGCAAATTGGACGGATCACTAAACTTTGTTACAGAGGCTCATGTCCTACGAACCTTTCCAAATACACACTCCTACGTACAAGTCAAATCTACAGATGCGCACACGTGACACACGTCTTCCGTTAATCAATCCTTGTCAGTAAACTGGACTTTCTTTTGTAATGGCAGTGTTTCTGTGCCGTCCAACACCAGAAAGAACAAGAGACCATGGTAAGGTGTAGCGAAGACGGGGCATCGCAGTACAGTTCATTCACGCCTCAATTTACCCATTCATGTTACATTGTACATAAAACATTGATGTGCTTACTGAAAGCTCCTGTAAGGAACTAAGCACAGAAGGTAAGCACACAATGTCAATAACCACATACACGCACGCACTCGTACACTATGGCACACATTTGTTGGCATTTTGGCCCCAACAACACCCTCAATAAGGCTCAACAGAACAAGCGCCCAGCACACTATTTCATCGTAAGAGCATGACCCAAGCTAACGACCCCCTACTTGTTAGTCGTTATATACCAAAAAAGAAACAAGTACACCCTAAAGAAAGGAAACGTGGTCTTCACATTCCAGATAAGTCTAGTGGAAGGGGGGGAGTGCCAGGATTATGGCCTCTTCACCAAACTtcagaaataaaaaaaagaaaagaaaaagaaaaagaaaacaaacaaTGCACAGTTTTGTTCATTCAAATAGTTGACAAACTGATGAAAACATGTTACAAACACCAAACAAGGACCAACATCTAAGAGGAAATATTGAATGGTCACAGGCACAGCTCAACCGACCCAGCAAGAAGACGTGGGAAGTTAATTTAATTGGGCCTTGCTTTGATGAGGACACATTAAAACGTCACCAGATCATTCCATTAGAAAGATTTGATGCTTGATAGTGCTGACTGCAGAACGCCCAGTAGTTGCTTCTGTAGCTGCTCAATTTGACTCCCTCTGAATACAAGTTCGGCCTGCCCTGTACAGGCAAGCATATAGATTGCTAAGGAATGATACATGCGAAAATGTGAAATATAAATAGCAAAGAATTTTGCAAAGAGAAAAGAAACTGTTAGTGATTGAATTGTCTTTTCAAAGAGACTAGCATTTCTCGTTGCAAAGATATTAGCATAATAGCATGTAAACAATCCGGACCTGTTCCTCAGCTTTTCTCACAGAAATCTTCCTGGTGGCCATCATTCTTCCATTCAGTTTCATCATCGGCTGCTCCCGTGGCATCATTCTCAGCATCGCTTTCGCTAGCTGTTTCCCACTCAGAGTCATCAGCCTCTTGACCAAACGCATCGCTAGCATCTCCTTCACAATGGACACCCCCATGCTTCAGAGCTGCTTCCCTGAATAGCCAAGCGGCACGCATCTGCTTCTTCACCAATCGCTCAGCATAATCAGGAACTTTGTTTTGCTTCAGGGATAAGTCAGGATCATTTGACTGAGAGCACTCGTTTATGAAAAGGATTGCATCCAACAAGCTCTCTTTTGCAAAACCAAGCATATCATATGCTTGAGCTCTTCTCCACAAACTCTTGGCATGACGATTCACAGGGCTATGAAGGCACAATGCTCGAGTAGCATCGCTTATAGCAGCCAATGGCTCCTGCAGGAGAAGGTAACACTGAGCTCGATTGCTGTAAAGAACCACccgttctttcttggatttcattGGACATAGCGCAAGTGCTTCAGAGTATTTCTCTGCAGCTCCTGCAATGTTCCCTGAAGAGAACAGTGAATTGCCTTCCAACTTGACAACCAATGCTGCAGCTTGTTTTATATGAAGATCCGCCTTTGGCATACTCTTTTCCAATTTCAAACTTTGCTTGGATCTCAAAAGCTCATCAATTTCTGCTTTGGTCTGAGCACTGATTGAACCACGTGAGTTACTCTGTTGCATACATTCTTGGAGGACCGTGACAATTGTGTCACCAAGCTTTTTATAATCACCCAGTGTCGAAATATCTGCTAAATCTATCAGTGTTGGCGCAACTTTATCTATAACCTGCACAAAAGGAGGAAAAAAAATAAGCGACTAGAGCTAAGAAAACTACAGTTAACAGATAGCGCTATCTGAATTGGGATTGAAGAAAAAAAGACATATGTATGCATTTTAGCTCAATGCTATTTCAGGAAACCATTGCATAATTACTCTTGAAACATTCAATTAGGAGGAATCAATTATCCTGACCTGGTGTTCCAAAGATTAGATTAATATTCTTATTTACTGTTTATGAGGAACTTTGTTATTTTTATTCTGTTCTAGACTTCTAGTCATCATCTCTAAGCTGCTGTGCATATTTCATGCCTTATTAGGCCTTAAACATAACCAATTTAAGCAAGCAAAATGTATTTCACAAGATCTTACCTTTTGATAAGTACTTGCATCCTGCACTAACCAGATCAGACAATCAACGGCCATGTATTGCCAGTCATCTGAAGAACGTGCAATGTTACATAAAGCATCAATTGTACCAGGAATGTTAGCAACATGACCTCGGCCAACTTTGCTCTGGCAGATTGTTCTTAGCAAACCAACACCAGCAGGCGAGTTCTCATTTACAAGTCCACCCCACATTCCAGGTAACTTGACTAGAAAATCAGGCTTGCAAATATCATGGAGGAATTCAGGCTTAAATGCAAAGCAGTTAATGAGTTGCAAAGACCAGCACTGCAGTTGACTTGCCCATTCCTCAGCTTTGCGGGATTCCATTTCCACACCACCCATGCCACGAGTAAGAAGGTCGCAATGGTAGCCAAGTCTTCGATCCACAAACTGGTAAAAGTGAGAGTACACAATCTCTAGGGAGCTCGAAGCAAGTTGAATGGCAAGTTCAAGTACTTCCCCATGATCGGCAACTGCAGGAAATGTACTAGGATATGTAGCCAAATGCCCCAAAGCTCTAACAGCAACTCTTTGCTCGACCCACGTCAGCCTACCTCTTAACAGTTCAACTAATGGAGGTATTACACCAGCACGAACAGCACGCTCGGCAAACTCCTCCATATTCATTGTGTATGATCCAATTATGTGAGCTGCATAATATGGGATGTAAATATTCTGATCATGTGCAAGCCAACGCCTGTTTTTTAACCCTTTCCATATAAGAGCTGCCATGCATTCAAATATGCCCAAGTTGATGAACTCGGGATCATTTGGGTGAGCCATCGCCGTGTTCCAGAGACCACTAATAGGGAGAACCTGACCATCGTCATCTTGGGAAGGAAGTTCCCTAAAGAACTTTAGCACACTTGCTCTTCGTTTACTAGGGTTTGCCTCCTTCATAACACAAAAGAAACATCCAGGATAAGGGCAATCTGATTGTATCTTGTCCATT encodes:
- the LOC136477556 gene encoding uncharacterized protein; protein product: MDKIQSDCPYPGCFFCVMKEANPSKRRASVLKFFRELPSQDDDGQVLPISGLWNTAMAHPNDPEFINLGIFECMAALIWKGLKNRRWLAHDQNIYIPYYAAHIIGSYTMNMEEFAERAVRAGVIPPLVELLRGRLTWVEQRVAVRALGHLATYPSTFPAVADHGEVLELAIQLASSSLEIVYSHFYQFVDRRLGYHCDLLTRGMGGVEMESRKAEEWASQLQCWSLQLINCFAFKPEFLHDICKPDFLVKLPGMWGGLVNENSPAGVGLLRTICQSKVGRGHVANIPGTIDALCNIARSSDDWQYMAVDCLIWLVQDASTYQKVIDKVAPTLIDLADISTLGDYKKLGDTIVTVLQECMQQSNSRGSISAQTKAEIDELLRSKQSLKLEKSMPKADLHIKQAAALVVKLEGNSLFSSGNIAGAAEKYSEALALCPMKSKKERVVLYSNRAQCYLLLQEPLAAISDATRALCLHSPVNRHAKSLWRRAQAYDMLGFAKESLLDAILFINECSQSNDPDLSLKQNKVPDYAERLVKKQMRAAWLFREAALKHGGVHCEGDASDAFGQEADDSEWETASESDAENDATGAADDETEWKNDGHQEDFCEKS
- the LOC136477555 gene encoding pentatricopeptide repeat-containing protein At4g14850-like, with protein sequence MRTPGTIGPALARFGASRSLLAGAHLHSQLLKSGLLAVFSNHLLSFYSRCRLPSAARAVFDEIPDPCHVSWSSLVTAYSNNGMPRDALWAFRAMHGRGVPCNEFALPIVLKCAPDVRFGAQVHALAVATRLAQDVFVANALVAMYGGFGMVDEARKMFDESGGERNAVSWNGMISAYVKNDRCRDAFGVFREMVWSGERPNEFGFSCVVNACTGLMDLEAGRQVHGMVVRTGYDKDVFTANALVDMYSKLGDIEMAAVVFEKMPAADVVSWNAFISGCVTHWHDHRALELLLQMKSLGVVPNVFTLSSVLKACAGAGAFNLGRQIHGFMIKADADSDEFVAVGLIDMYSKDGFLDDARKVFDFMPRRDLILWNALISGCSHGGRHAEVLSLFHRMRKEGLDLDVNRTTLSAVLKSTASLEAICHTRQVHALAEKIGLLSDSHVINGLIDSYWKCDRLDYAIKVFKESCSDDIISSTSMMTALSQCDHGEDAIKLFVQMLRKGLEPDSFVLSSLLNACASLSAYEQGKQVHAHLIKRQFTSDVFAGNALVYTYAKCGSIEDADMAFSHLPERGVVSWSAMIGGLAQHGHGKRALELFHRMLDEGVAPNNITLTSVLSACNHAGLVDDAKKYFESMKGTFGIDRTEEHYACMIDILGRAGKLEDAMELVNNMPFQANAAVWGALLGASRVHRDPELGRMAAEKLFTLEPEKSGTHVLLANTYASAGMWDEMAKVRKLMKDSNVKKEPAMSWVEIKDKVHTFIVGDKSHPRTREIYGKLAELGDLMNKAGYVPDVEVDLHDVDRSEKELLLSHHSERLAVAFALISTPSGAPIRVKKNLRICIDCHVAFKFISKIVSREIIIRDINRFHHFTDGTCSCGDYW
- the LOC136474041 gene encoding folate-binding protein 1-like yields the protein MVFKACSESYFSVDMKTQALSPCGLGDILCGKAHKWVSNGTELCRLAGFSVQVSETSSGGVDDTFCYGGKASLDSISDSWTSSKDRPTLSGVASWDVQDFQRWAREMPVGERVSWAIGGMVLTAGLNFFISKRKSYIHRQKQAAIAHNMRLRRLDSSANPQQTKRS
- the LOC136474042 gene encoding FCS-Like Zinc finger 6-like, which translates into the protein MAGLSVLLEPHSKSHPGKTAAAQIISKATLVIHGPNHKHHQQVPVSPTAAGSFLQRCCLCNRELAEGMDIYMYRGDRAFCSEECRCRQIFMDEDAGHGAGASTVRGRRRVAGRGRVAY